A genomic segment from Geitlerinema sp. PCC 7407 encodes:
- a CDS encoding RNA-directed DNA polymerase: MNKVWRKIVKQGMRNQNLLCLHDYFDYQRNYAALNLVIRDQILRHEYRPKPPHVIRLEKKYGVCRHIQIPAPSDAVVLQTLVERLSSHIKNNQPSPKAFYSRSHSNLKTEEDIDDSFSYQWWELWPEFQKKIYEFSTSFNYVVVTDVANYFDTISFDRLRNVLASYARFDECLLDFLFFMLDFFMWKPDYLPLSGIGLPQINFDAPRLLAHAFLFEIDKYLDGETDGNFVRWMDDIDFGVQDIESAKKVLRGLDELLLTRGLRLNLGKTKILSSEDAKKYFLPNENRYLTIMSKRINEHLEKELNIEDEKRKVRGRFKKFLDLSNAGRWEKVYKRYFTISCKTKDEFLEEYVPDLLESSPGLRENILRYYASLGVSEKRFHHLENFLESYHCLDDVAPFSVAKLLVEWKITPNSLIKNKIVSLAIKISNRSSSHLLSSIWLLAKYGSESELCKILDANVNVWKYSGFLSRQVAATIPRIRDSKYKDMEKIFSETGQLESLRILYNLNEIRARPLSKGDILYILHQSKSELYPLSKFLILIDILNSETIDSLNLKSLKNELLNRIKDPIYLWYLQNLKI; the protein is encoded by the coding sequence ATGAATAAAGTTTGGCGAAAAATCGTTAAACAAGGCATGAGAAATCAAAATTTACTGTGCTTGCATGATTACTTTGACTATCAGAGAAACTATGCCGCTCTTAATTTAGTTATTAGGGATCAAATTCTACGGCATGAGTATAGGCCTAAACCCCCCCATGTGATCAGACTCGAGAAAAAATATGGTGTCTGTAGACATATTCAAATACCAGCTCCAAGTGACGCAGTAGTTTTGCAGACTCTTGTTGAGCGTCTTTCTTCCCATATTAAAAATAACCAGCCTTCTCCAAAAGCTTTTTATAGTAGAAGTCATAGCAACCTTAAAACAGAAGAGGATATAGATGATTCCTTTTCCTATCAATGGTGGGAGTTGTGGCCCGAATTTCAGAAAAAAATCTATGAGTTTTCTACTTCCTTCAACTACGTAGTTGTCACTGATGTGGCTAATTATTTTGATACCATTTCATTTGATCGCCTGAGAAATGTCTTAGCAAGCTACGCAAGGTTTGATGAATGCTTGCTGGATTTTCTGTTTTTTATGCTCGACTTTTTTATGTGGAAACCTGACTATTTACCATTGTCAGGTATCGGATTGCCGCAGATTAATTTTGATGCTCCACGATTGTTAGCCCATGCTTTTTTGTTTGAGATAGATAAATATCTTGATGGAGAGACTGATGGAAATTTTGTTCGCTGGATGGATGACATTGATTTTGGAGTCCAAGATATAGAGTCAGCGAAAAAAGTTTTGAGAGGGCTTGATGAACTGTTGCTTACAAGAGGTCTTAGATTGAATTTAGGGAAAACAAAAATTTTGTCCTCGGAAGATGCGAAAAAATACTTTCTTCCAAATGAAAATAGATATCTGACCATTATGTCGAAACGAATAAATGAACACTTAGAAAAAGAACTAAATATTGAAGATGAAAAGAGAAAGGTTCGAGGTAGATTTAAAAAATTTCTAGATTTATCTAATGCTGGTAGATGGGAGAAGGTCTACAAGCGATATTTCACCATTTCATGCAAGACCAAAGATGAATTTTTAGAAGAATATGTTCCTGATTTACTTGAGAGCAGTCCAGGCTTGAGAGAAAATATACTCCGCTATTATGCCAGTCTAGGAGTTAGTGAGAAGCGATTTCATCACCTAGAAAATTTTCTGGAAAGCTATCACTGCTTAGATGATGTTGCTCCATTTTCGGTTGCAAAGCTTCTTGTGGAGTGGAAAATAACGCCTAATTCTCTAATTAAAAATAAAATCGTTTCTTTAGCAATTAAAATTTCAAATCGCTCATCATCTCACTTACTTTCAAGTATTTGGTTGCTGGCAAAATATGGTAGTGAATCAGAATTGTGCAAAATTTTAGATGCCAATGTCAATGTCTGGAAATACTCTGGATTTCTTTCTAGGCAGGTTGCAGCAACTATTCCAAGAATTAGAGATTCAAAGTATAAGGATATGGAAAAAATATTCTCAGAGACCGGACAATTAGAATCTTTAAGAATTTTATACAACTTGAATGAAATTAGAGCAAGGCCTCTTTCAAAAGGTGATATTTTGTATATACTGCATCAATCCAAGAGCGAGCTATATCCTCTAAGCAAATTTTTGATTTTGATTGATATTTTAAACTCCGAAACAATTGACTCCTTGAATCTTAAATCATTAAAAAATGAATTGTTAAATAGAATCAAAGATCCTATCTACCTATGGTATTTGCAAAATCTAAAAATTTAA